The DNA sequence CCGGCGGGGTACGGATCGGGGCGCAGGTCTCCTACCGGGACCTGGCCGGGTTCGGGCGCCGTTCGATGGACGTGCCCCCCGCCGAGCTGACCGCCGAGATCGCCTACCAGATAGGCGCGCTGCGGGTCTTCGCGGAGGCCGCCGGGTCCGCCGTCTCGTACGTCAAGCCGCACGGCGCGCTCTACAACCGGGCGGTCTGGGACGACGAGCAGGCCGCCGCCGTCGTCGCGGGCGTCCGGCTCGCGGGCGGCAGCCCGGCCGTGCTCGGGCTGCCCGGATCGCGCCTGCTCGCCCATGCCGCCGATGCCGGGCTGCGCGCCGTGGAGGAGGCCTTCGCCGACCGCGCGTACACCCCGCGGGGCACTCTCGTCCCGCGCGGTGAGCCGGGCGCGGTGGTGCACGACCCGGACGACGTCGTACGCCGGAGCGTCGGCATGGCCGTCGAGCGGGCGGTGACCGGGGCGGACGGCAGCCGGATCCCCGTCTCGGCGCGCTCGCTCTGCGTCCACGGGGACACCCCGGGCGCTGCGGCCCTCGCCCGTCGGGTGCGGGCCGCGCTGGAGGAAGCGGGCGTCGAGGTACGGGCGTTCGCGTGAGCGCCCGCGAGGTCGGCCCCGGCCCCGGCCCCGGCCCCGTGCGCGTGCTTCCGGGGGAGGCGCGCGTCCTTCCCGCCGGGCCGCACGCGCTGCTCGTCGAGCTGGCCGACGGCGAGCACGCCGAGGCCTTCCACGCCGAGCTGCTCCGCCGCCGCGAGCGCGGTGAGCTGCCCGCCGTACGAGAGATCGTCCCGGCCGCCCGCACGGTGCTGCTCGACGGGATCGCGGAGAGCGGGCCCGGGGCCCGGGCCCGGTTCGCCCGCGACCTCGCCTCGTGGCGGGTGGGGCCGCCGCGGCGCGAAGACCACAATGTGGTGGAGATCCCCGTCGTCTACGACGGGCCCGACCTCGACGAGGTCGCCGCGCTCTGGGGCGTCGAGGCCGGGGAGGTGGCCGCCCTGCACTCCCGTACCGCGTTCCGGGTGGCGTTCTGCGGGTTCGCCCCCGGGTTCGGCTATCTCACGGGGCTGCCCGAACGGTTGCATGTGCCCCGGCGCACCACCCCTCGCACCCGGGTTCCGGCCGGGGCGGTGGCCCTTGCCGGGCCCTACACCGGGGTGTACCCGCGCGCCTCGCCCGGCGGCTGGCAGCTGATCGGGCGGGTGCCGGACCCGGGGGCCCTGTGGGACCCGGGCCGGGAACCGGCGGCGCTGCTCGCGCCGGGGACGTCGGTCGGCTTCGTGGCGGTGGGGGCGGGCACATGACCTCCGCCGTGTCCCGCCTGTACGTCGTCCGGGCCGGGGCGCTGACCACGGTGCAGGACGCGGGCCGTCCCGGCTGGGCGCACCTCGGGGTCGGGCGCGCCGGGGCGCTGGACGGGCCCGCCGCCCGGCTCGCCAACCGGCTGGTGGGCAATCCGCCGGACGCCGCCGTCCTGGAGACCACGCTCACCGGGTGCGCGGTCAGCCCGGACCGGCCGGCCGTGGCCGTCGTCGGCGGGGCGGGCTGCCGGGTGACGGTCGACGGGCGGCCGGTGGCGTGGGGCGCGCCGGTGCGGGTGCCCGCGGGCGCGGTGCTGGACGCCGGCCCCGCCGAGTGCGGGCTGCGCGGCTATCTGGCGTTCGCGGGCGGGCTGGTGCCGGAACCGGTGCTGGGCAGCCGCTCGGCGGACCTCCTCTCGGGGCTCGGCCCCGCCCCGCTGAGCGAGGGCGACGTGCTCCCGCTGGGCGACCCGGCGGGGTGTGGTCCGCCACCGCCCGCCGGTCCCGTTCCCTGGCCGGGGGTCCCCGCCGAGCTGGTCCTCCCGGTCCATCCCGGGCCCCGCCACGACTGGTTCACCGAGGCCGCGATCCGGACGCTGCTCACCGCCGCCTACCGGGTCTCGCCGCACAGCAACCGCATCGGCCTGCGCACGGAGGGCCCGGCGCTGGAGCGGTCCCGCACGGGGGAACTGCCCAGCGAGGGCATGGTCCTGGGCGCGGTCCAGGTGCCGCCGGACGGCCGCCCGGTCGTCTTCCTCAACGATCATCCGACGACCGGCGGCTATCCGGTCGTCGGCGTCGTCCCCGAGCGGGCCCTCGCCGCGGCGGCGCAGGCGGTGCCGGGGACCCGGCTGCGTTTCGTCCGCGCGTGACAGCCGCGTCCCCGACCTCACAGGGCATTAGCCCTCAGGGGCGAGAAGAACCCGGGCCATTCCCCGTCGGCCACGCGGCGCATACGGAATGATCCTGCTCGATCCGGCCGGTCCGAGAATGTATGCGACCGGGCTCACCTGTGAAAACGCCCGCATCCGGGGCTCGGTTTCGGCCCTGCCCTGCAAGGAGAATTCCGCGAAAAGGCGACCGGGATATGGCCGAATCCCCCGTTACTGCGGAGTGAAGAGTTCTGGTAAACGCGCGTTGATTTCGAACCGTCGCCTTACACGGAGTTCGTCTGTGGTTGTCAGCACACATTCCGCTCTCCGTGCCCCATTGCCTCGTCGCCGCTGCGGTGGAACCATCTATGGCGTCAACTTCGCCTGTCGGTCCAGGGTTTCATGATGTCCCGTCGAATATCGGCCCGTGGGCGTGAAATCATCGAGAAGTGGAGTAGGTCTTGAAGATACTGCAGTCCCGAATATTCCGCACCGCAGCCGTGGCTGTTGGTTCCACAGCCCTCACGATGATGATGGCGACTTCCGCTTCGGCGTCGAATCAGGGATACGCCTACGGTAAGAACGGTCTCGGGTACGGCTATTTCGAGAGTTACGGAGACTATTTCTACATCAACGACACCAAGGCGGACGGCCACTCCGCCGTCCTCGTCTGGCAAGCCAGTGGTGGGCGTGTCGGTGATGAGTGGGACAAGGACGGGGCGAACAACGGCTGGACCAAGGTGAACCGCAATCTCCCTGAAGAGGACAGCCTCCAGTACAAGGTCTGCTGGGGTGAGTGGAGCACGCAGTACATCAACCACAGCAGCTGTGGCGCTTGGGAAGCGGGCTCGGTCTCCGGATAGCCGCGGCGCAACAGTGCTCCCGTGCTGATCGCCGGCGGTCCGCCCCGCTCCCGGCCCATCGCCGAATCCGCGGCGCGCTGAGCGCCGCTCCCGAGCGCGGACCGGCCGTTGCCCGGGGCCGAACCGGTTCATCCGGACCACGAGACCGACGCGGCGGCGGCCCGGCAAGCCTGCCCGGAACCGCCGCCGCGCGTGTCTTCCGTACGTGTCTTCCGTACGCGTCTTCCGTACGCGTCCTTCGTACGCGTCTTCCGTACGCGTCCTTCGTACGCGTCTTCCGTATGTGTCTTCTGTACGTCCTGCTCCTTCACGCGCCCTTGAAGGTGCGCAGCCGCAGGGAGTTGCCGACCACGAAGACGGAGGAGAAGGCCATCGCCGCTCCGGCGATCATCGGGTTGAGGAGTCCGGCGGCGGCCAGCGGGAGGGCGCCGACGTTGTAGGCGAAGGCCCAGAAGAGGTTGGTGCGGATGGTGGAGAGGGTGCGACGGGAGAGGCGGATCGCGTCGGCGGCGGCGAGGAGGTCGCCGCGGACGAGCGTGAGGTCGCCGGCCTCGATGGCGGCGTCCGTGCCGGTGCCCATCGCCAGCCCCAGGTCGGCCTGGGCGAGGGCGGCGGCGTCGTTGACCCCGTCCCCGACCATCGCGACCGAACGGCCCTCGGACTGAAGGCGCTTGACCACGTCGACCTTGTCCTGCGGCATGACCTCCGCGTACACCTCGTCGATGCCGACCTCGGCCGCGACTGACTCCGCCACGGCCCGGTTGTCGCCGGTGAGGAGGATCGGGGTCAGACCGAGGGCGCGGAGCCGGCGGATGGCCTCGGCGCTCGTGTCCTTCACCGCGTCGGCGACCTCCAGCACCGCGCGCGCCTCACCGTCCCAGGCGACGGTGATCGCGGTGCGCCCGGCGGCCTCCGCGGCCTTCTTCGCCTCGGCGAGGTGGTCGGGGAGCCGGATCTCCCACTCGGCCAGGAGCTGTTCGCGCCCGACGAGGACGGCGTGGCCCTCGACGACTCCCTGGACGCCGAGTCCGGGGATGTTCTGGAAGTCCTCGGGGGTGGGGAGGGGGCCGGCGGCCTCGGCGGCGGCGGTGGCGACGGCTTGGGCGATGGGGTGTTCGGAGGCGTTCTCCAGGGCTCCGGCGAGGCGGAGGACTTCGGTTTCGGTGGTGGTGGGGGTGGTGTGGGTGGTCTGGAGGGTCATGCGGCCGGTGGTGACGGTGCCGGTCTTGTCGAGGACGATGGTGTCGGCGCGGCGGGTGGTTTCCAGGACTTCGGGGCCCTTGATGAGGATGCCGAGCTGGGCGCCGCGGCCGGTGCCGACCATGAGGGCGGTGGGTGTGGCGAGGCCGAGGGCGCAGGGGCAGGCGATGATGAGGACGGCGACGGCGGCGGTGAAGGCGGCGGTGAGTCCGGCGTCGTTGCCGAGCCAGAAGCCGAGGGTGCCCAGGGCGAGGGCGATGACGATGGGGACGAAGACGGCGGAGATGCGGTCGGCGAGGCGTTGGGCGGAGGCTTT is a window from the Streptomyces sp. MMBL 11-1 genome containing:
- a CDS encoding LamB/YcsF family protein, producing the protein MDLNADLGEGFGNWTLTDDDALLACVTSANVACGFHAGDASVMRRVCDAAAAGGVRIGAQVSYRDLAGFGRRSMDVPPAELTAEIAYQIGALRVFAEAAGSAVSYVKPHGALYNRAVWDDEQAAAVVAGVRLAGGSPAVLGLPGSRLLAHAADAGLRAVEEAFADRAYTPRGTLVPRGEPGAVVHDPDDVVRRSVGMAVERAVTGADGSRIPVSARSLCVHGDTPGAAALARRVRAALEEAGVEVRAFA
- a CDS encoding 5-oxoprolinase subunit B family protein; this encodes MSAREVGPGPGPGPVRVLPGEARVLPAGPHALLVELADGEHAEAFHAELLRRRERGELPAVREIVPAARTVLLDGIAESGPGARARFARDLASWRVGPPRREDHNVVEIPVVYDGPDLDEVAALWGVEAGEVAALHSRTAFRVAFCGFAPGFGYLTGLPERLHVPRRTTPRTRVPAGAVALAGPYTGVYPRASPGGWQLIGRVPDPGALWDPGREPAALLAPGTSVGFVAVGAGT
- a CDS encoding biotin-dependent carboxyltransferase family protein — translated: MTSAVSRLYVVRAGALTTVQDAGRPGWAHLGVGRAGALDGPAARLANRLVGNPPDAAVLETTLTGCAVSPDRPAVAVVGGAGCRVTVDGRPVAWGAPVRVPAGAVLDAGPAECGLRGYLAFAGGLVPEPVLGSRSADLLSGLGPAPLSEGDVLPLGDPAGCGPPPPAGPVPWPGVPAELVLPVHPGPRHDWFTEAAIRTLLTAAYRVSPHSNRIGLRTEGPALERSRTGELPSEGMVLGAVQVPPDGRPVVFLNDHPTTGGYPVVGVVPERALAAAAQAVPGTRLRFVRA
- a CDS encoding heavy metal translocating P-type ATPase; this translates as MSAHSATTDTTAAGSDADTTAVELAIGGMTCASCAARIEKKLNRMDGVEATVNYATEKAKVTYLGADVSVQDLIATVEATGYTARPPAPPASTASPGSNDTDTAGTTGTAGTAAESEDDGLTSLRQRLITAVLLAVPVIAMAMVPALQFDYWQWLSLTLTAPVVVYAAWPFHRAAWTNAKHGAATMDTLISVGTSAAFLWSLWALFFGTAGMVGMTHPFELTIARSDGAANIYLEAAAGVTAFILAGRYFEARSKRKAGAALRALMELGAKEVTVLRDGVETTIPTAALQVGDRFLVRPGEKIATDGTVVEGSSAVDASMLTGESVPVEVTTGDSVTGATLNAGGRLVVEATRVGSDTQLARMARLVEDAQNGKASAQRLADRISAVFVPIVIALALGTLGFWLGNDAGLTAAFTAAVAVLIIACPCALGLATPTALMVGTGRGAQLGILIKGPEVLETTRRADTIVLDKTGTVTTGRMTLQTTHTTPTTTETEVLRLAGALENASEHPIAQAVATAAAEAAGPLPTPEDFQNIPGLGVQGVVEGHAVLVGREQLLAEWEIRLPDHLAEAKKAAEAAGRTAITVAWDGEARAVLEVADAVKDTSAEAIRRLRALGLTPILLTGDNRAVAESVAAEVGIDEVYAEVMPQDKVDVVKRLQSEGRSVAMVGDGVNDAAALAQADLGLAMGTGTDAAIEAGDLTLVRGDLLAAADAIRLSRRTLSTIRTNLFWAFAYNVGALPLAAAGLLNPMIAGAAMAFSSVFVVGNSLRLRTFKGA